From a region of the Pseudomonas fulva 12-X genome:
- the glgX gene encoding glycogen debranching protein GlgX, giving the protein MSQPRSRITEGQPFPLGSTWDGLGVNFALFSAHATKVELCIFDPDGLEEIERIELPEYTDEIWHGYLPDAHPGLIYGYRVYGPYEPEAGHRFNPNKLLIDPYAKQLVGELKWSEALFGYEIGHPDGDLSFDERDSAPFVPKCKVIDPAYTWGKHRSHRVPWDKTVFYEAHLRGLTMRHPAVAEDKRGTFAGLMSAEVIKHMRKLGVSSVELLPIHAFVNDQHLLEKGMNNYWGYNSIGFFAPHPRYLASGHINEFKEMAAHLHDAGLELILDVVYNHTAEGNELGPTLSMRGIDNASYYRLMPDDKRYYINDSGTGNTLDLSHPCVLQMVTDSLRYWATEMGVDGFRFDLATILARHHDGYDERHSFLVACRQDPVLSKVKLIAEPWDCGPGGYQVGGFPPGWAEWNDKFRDNVRSFWKGDEGQLAELASRLTASGDLYNQRGRRPFSSVNFITAHDGFTLNDLVSYNDKHNEDNDENNQDGSNNNMSWNHGVEGPTDDEAINDLRFRQMRNFMATLILAQGTPMLVAGDEFARTQHGNNNAYCQDSEIGWINWDLGERGKQLQEFVTRVIKLRMNYPILRRGRFFVGAFNDELGVKDVTWLAPNGEEMNEDNWHDPHARCMGMLLDGRAQPTGIRRSGADATLLLVVNSHHDVVNFRLPEVAQGSHWTCMLDTNRVEEPEDDEVFQFGDEFIVTHRSLVLFELQKEKVV; this is encoded by the coding sequence ATGAGTCAACCACGCTCGCGTATAACCGAAGGTCAACCCTTTCCGTTGGGGTCGACCTGGGATGGTTTGGGCGTCAACTTCGCGCTCTTCTCGGCTCACGCCACCAAGGTCGAACTGTGCATCTTCGACCCTGATGGCCTGGAAGAGATCGAGCGCATCGAATTGCCGGAGTACACCGACGAGATCTGGCACGGCTACCTGCCCGACGCCCACCCAGGGCTGATCTACGGTTACCGCGTGTACGGCCCCTACGAGCCGGAAGCCGGTCACCGCTTCAACCCCAACAAACTGCTGATCGACCCCTACGCCAAGCAGCTGGTCGGCGAGCTGAAGTGGTCCGAAGCGCTGTTCGGTTACGAGATCGGTCACCCCGATGGCGACCTCAGTTTCGACGAGCGTGACAGCGCGCCCTTCGTGCCCAAGTGCAAGGTCATCGACCCGGCGTACACCTGGGGCAAGCACCGCAGCCATCGCGTGCCCTGGGACAAGACGGTGTTCTACGAGGCCCACCTGCGCGGCCTGACCATGCGTCATCCGGCGGTGGCCGAGGACAAGCGCGGCACCTTCGCCGGGCTGATGAGCGCCGAGGTGATCAAGCACATGCGCAAGCTCGGCGTGTCGTCGGTCGAGTTGCTGCCCATCCATGCCTTCGTCAACGACCAGCACCTGCTGGAAAAGGGCATGAACAACTACTGGGGCTACAACAGCATCGGCTTCTTCGCCCCGCACCCGCGTTACCTGGCCAGCGGCCACATCAACGAGTTCAAGGAGATGGCCGCGCACCTGCACGATGCCGGCCTGGAGCTGATTCTCGACGTGGTCTACAACCACACCGCCGAAGGCAACGAGCTGGGCCCGACCCTGTCCATGCGCGGCATCGACAACGCCAGCTACTACCGGCTGATGCCCGATGACAAGCGCTACTACATCAACGATTCGGGTACCGGCAACACTCTGGACCTGAGCCATCCGTGCGTGCTGCAGATGGTCACCGACTCGCTGCGCTACTGGGCCACCGAGATGGGCGTGGACGGCTTCCGTTTCGACCTGGCGACCATTCTCGCCCGCCATCACGATGGCTACGACGAGCGCCACAGCTTCCTGGTCGCTTGTCGCCAGGACCCGGTGCTGAGCAAGGTCAAGCTGATCGCCGAGCCCTGGGACTGCGGCCCTGGCGGCTATCAGGTCGGCGGCTTCCCGCCGGGCTGGGCGGAGTGGAACGACAAGTTCCGCGACAACGTGCGCAGCTTCTGGAAAGGCGACGAAGGCCAGTTGGCCGAACTGGCCAGCCGCCTGACCGCCTCGGGCGACCTTTACAACCAGCGGGGTCGCCGGCCGTTCTCGTCGGTGAACTTCATCACCGCCCACGACGGTTTTACCCTCAATGACCTTGTCTCCTACAACGACAAGCACAACGAGGACAACGACGAGAACAACCAGGACGGCAGCAACAACAACATGTCCTGGAACCACGGCGTCGAAGGCCCGACCGACGACGAGGCCATCAACGACCTGCGCTTCCGGCAGATGCGCAACTTCATGGCCACGCTGATCCTCGCCCAGGGTACGCCGATGCTGGTGGCCGGCGACGAGTTCGCGCGCACCCAGCACGGCAACAACAACGCCTACTGCCAGGACAGCGAGATCGGCTGGATCAACTGGGACCTGGGCGAGCGCGGCAAGCAGTTGCAGGAGTTCGTCACCCGGGTGATCAAGCTGCGCATGAACTACCCGATCCTGCGTCGCGGGCGCTTCTTCGTCGGCGCCTTCAACGATGAGCTGGGCGTCAAGGACGTCACTTGGCTGGCGCCCAACGGTGAGGAGATGAACGAGGACAACTGGCACGACCCGCACGCCCGCTGCATGGGCATGCTGCTCGATGGCCGTGCTCAGCCGACCGGCATCCGCCGTAGCGGCGCCGACGCGACCCTGCTGCTGGTGGTCAACTCGCACCACGACGTGGTCAATTTCCGCCTGCCGGAAGTCGCCCAGGGCAGCCACTGGACCTGCATGCTCGACACCAACCGTGTCGAAGAGCCGGAGGACGATGAAGTCTTCCAGTTCGGTGACGAGTTCATCGTCACCCATCGCTCGCTGGTGCTGTTCGAGCTGCAGAAGGAAAAGGTGGTATGA
- a CDS encoding acyl-CoA dehydrogenase family protein: MTGSGTRLVERLGALLNEWPHPLPHHPEALLRSLQRLCDAGLDQLPKPGGGQTLQRWQALATVAAQDLSLCKLYEGHTDALAILEHFGADVPAHATWGMWAAEPPQARVTLGAEQHDGNVRLHGRKAWCSGATVLSHALLTAWNERGEQQLVAVALEQPGVRVTEDGWQAVGMAATQSVEILFDDARGQLVGPPGGYLARPGFWQGGAGIAACWHGAASRLGEALRRHCAERDEPHALAHLGQVDCALTAAASALRECAAWIDANPEANAELPVRRVRALVEHSASTAIEHVGRALGAAPYCRDGALARLLADLPVFLRQSHAERDLAALGKLAAPQPQESWMP; encoded by the coding sequence ATGACCGGGAGCGGCACTCGTTTGGTAGAACGCCTCGGCGCCCTGCTGAACGAGTGGCCGCACCCACTCCCGCATCATCCCGAGGCCCTGCTGCGCAGCCTGCAAAGGTTGTGTGACGCGGGCCTCGACCAATTACCCAAACCCGGCGGTGGCCAGACCCTGCAACGTTGGCAGGCGCTGGCCACGGTCGCCGCACAGGACCTGAGCCTGTGCAAACTCTACGAAGGCCATACCGACGCCCTGGCGATTCTCGAGCATTTCGGCGCGGATGTACCGGCTCACGCCACTTGGGGCATGTGGGCTGCCGAACCGCCCCAGGCGCGCGTCACCCTAGGCGCCGAGCAGCATGACGGCAACGTGCGCCTGCACGGCCGCAAGGCCTGGTGCTCGGGCGCCACAGTGCTCAGCCACGCTCTGCTCACCGCCTGGAATGAACGAGGCGAACAGCAGCTGGTGGCGGTTGCCCTCGAACAGCCTGGCGTGCGCGTGACCGAAGACGGCTGGCAGGCCGTAGGCATGGCCGCCACCCAGAGCGTGGAGATTCTCTTCGATGATGCCCGTGGCCAGCTGGTTGGCCCGCCTGGTGGCTACCTCGCCCGGCCCGGCTTCTGGCAAGGCGGCGCCGGCATCGCTGCCTGCTGGCATGGCGCGGCCAGCCGCCTGGGCGAAGCGCTGCGCCGGCACTGCGCCGAACGCGACGAACCCCATGCCCTCGCCCACCTCGGCCAGGTGGACTGCGCCCTGACGGCCGCCGCCAGCGCACTGCGCGAATGCGCCGCCTGGATCGACGCCAACCCAGAGGCCAACGCCGAACTGCCCGTACGCCGCGTACGTGCCCTGGTCGAGCACAGCGCCAGCACAGCGATCGAGCACGTCGGCCGCGCCCTGGGCGCTGCGCCCTATTGCCGTGACGGCGCACTGGCGCGGCTGCTGGCCGACTTACCGGTGTTCCTGCGCCAGAGCCATGCCGAACGCGATCTGGCGGCTCTGGGCAAGCTCGCCGCGCCTCAACCACAAGAGAGCTGGATGCCATGA
- the malQ gene encoding 4-alpha-glucanotransferase → MSDARLAELSKAAGLSVDWIDADGNAQSVKPEHQRRLLDALGYPAADDEQIEASLAQLKQREDNLALGPLVTLDQQQALDLTRYFPPGTPFEIQLEQGERLEGRLDDSGRLPVIGTTGYHQLRIAGGEVTLAVAPAACPSVAELAGRSGAKIWGLSAQLYSLRRPGDGGLGDTQALEALVRSAAARGADAVAISPMHAMFSANLHTYSPYSPSSRLFFNVLHAAPASVLGEAAVQQAIRTCGLGEELARLEGLELIDWPGVASARMQILRQLHADFAASIHPLQADFEAFRQAGGDALRQHCRFEALRGFMDLNGLPVDWRAWPEQYRDPASPAVEQFCAGHQHEIEFHTFAQWLVARCLQGAQAAAREAGMAVGLIADLAVGADAAGSQAWGRQAELLQSVSVGAPPDILNRSGQNWGVSAFSPQGLQENGFRAYIEMLRANLAHAGGMRIDHVMTMRRLWVIPAGEDSSAGAYLNYPFQDLLRLLCLEAERHRALIIGEDLGTVPDGLREELAARNILGMRVLLFEQSNGHFHAPAHWPRDALATTTTHDLPSIRGWLASRDIHWRQAAGHRSDDYTNQDHHLRAQETRALHQALHEHGHATADQMDDGQQLDASIAFIGSTPAPLVLLPLEDAMAAMEQPNLPGPGDEHPNWRRRWAENADSMLDAPAVAHRLQRLQWARNLAEGLGHD, encoded by the coding sequence ATGAGCGATGCACGCCTGGCAGAACTGAGCAAGGCCGCGGGCCTGAGCGTCGACTGGATCGACGCCGACGGCAACGCCCAATCGGTCAAACCCGAACACCAGCGTCGCCTGCTCGATGCCCTTGGCTATCCCGCCGCGGATGACGAGCAGATCGAAGCCAGCCTGGCGCAGCTGAAGCAACGCGAAGACAACCTGGCCCTCGGCCCGCTGGTGACCCTCGACCAGCAGCAGGCTCTGGACCTGACCCGTTATTTCCCGCCGGGTACACCCTTCGAGATTCAGCTCGAACAGGGCGAACGCCTGGAAGGCCGGCTGGATGATAGCGGCCGCCTGCCGGTGATCGGCACCACCGGCTATCACCAATTGCGCATCGCTGGCGGCGAAGTGACCCTGGCCGTGGCGCCCGCCGCGTGCCCCAGCGTTGCCGAGCTGGCCGGTCGCAGCGGCGCGAAGATCTGGGGCCTCAGCGCCCAGCTGTATTCGCTGCGCCGCCCGGGTGACGGCGGCCTGGGCGATACCCAGGCGCTGGAAGCCTTGGTGCGCAGCGCCGCTGCACGGGGTGCAGACGCGGTGGCGATCAGCCCGATGCACGCCATGTTCAGCGCCAACCTGCACACCTACAGCCCCTATTCGCCGTCCAGCCGGCTGTTTTTCAACGTGCTGCATGCTGCACCGGCCAGTGTGCTCGGAGAGGCAGCGGTGCAGCAGGCGATCCGCACCTGCGGTCTGGGCGAGGAACTGGCGCGCCTGGAAGGCCTGGAGCTGATCGACTGGCCGGGCGTCGCCAGCGCGCGCATGCAGATCCTGCGGCAGCTGCACGCGGACTTTGCCGCCAGCATCCATCCGCTGCAGGCCGACTTCGAGGCGTTCCGCCAGGCTGGCGGCGATGCCCTGCGCCAGCACTGCCGCTTCGAGGCGCTGCGCGGCTTCATGGACCTCAACGGCCTGCCGGTCGACTGGCGGGCCTGGCCCGAGCAGTACCGCGACCCTGCCAGCCCGGCGGTGGAACAGTTCTGCGCAGGCCATCAGCACGAGATCGAATTCCACACCTTCGCCCAATGGCTGGTGGCCCGTTGCCTGCAAGGCGCGCAGGCGGCAGCCCGTGAAGCGGGCATGGCGGTCGGCCTGATCGCCGACCTGGCCGTCGGCGCCGATGCCGCTGGCAGCCAGGCCTGGGGCCGGCAGGCCGAACTGCTGCAGTCGGTCAGCGTCGGTGCACCACCGGACATTCTCAATCGCTCGGGGCAAAACTGGGGCGTGTCGGCGTTCTCACCCCAGGGCCTGCAGGAGAATGGCTTTCGCGCCTATATCGAAATGTTGCGCGCCAACCTGGCCCACGCCGGCGGCATGCGCATCGACCATGTGATGACGATGCGTCGCCTTTGGGTGATCCCTGCGGGCGAGGACTCGTCTGCCGGCGCCTACCTCAACTATCCCTTCCAGGATCTGCTGCGCCTGCTGTGCCTGGAGGCCGAGCGCCACCGCGCGCTGATCATCGGCGAGGACCTGGGCACGGTGCCCGACGGCCTGCGGGAAGAACTCGCGGCACGCAACATTCTCGGCATGCGCGTGCTGCTGTTCGAGCAGAGCAATGGCCACTTCCACGCTCCGGCCCATTGGCCGCGTGACGCCCTAGCCACCACCACAACCCATGATCTGCCGAGCATTCGCGGCTGGCTCGCCTCCCGCGACATCCATTGGCGCCAGGCTGCGGGCCACCGCAGCGACGACTACACCAACCAGGATCATCACTTGCGCGCCCAGGAAACCCGAGCACTGCACCAGGCTCTGCACGAGCACGGCCACGCCACCGCCGACCAGATGGACGACGGCCAACAGCTGGACGCCAGCATCGCCTTCATTGGCAGCACGCCGGCGCCGCTGGTGCTGCTGCCGCTGGAAGACGCCATGGCTGCCATGGAGCAGCCCAACCTGCCAGGCCCCGGCGACGAACACCCGAACTGGCGCCGCCGTTGGGCCGAAAATGCCGACAGCATGCTCGACGCCCCGGCCGTCGCCCATCGCCTGCAGCGTCTGCAATGGGCGCGCAACCTGGCGGAGGGCCTCGGCCATGACTAA
- a CDS encoding DUF2934 domain-containing protein: protein MSAKEDRIREFAYQIWESEGKPHGQAKRHWEMATKLVEAEQTPGKAAPKRVSKPKAAAGEPAPAAPIKPRASKAAPKADAEKPALLKPAKAPAKAKPSTTPKPAAKKPKA, encoded by the coding sequence ATGAGCGCAAAAGAAGACCGCATCCGTGAGTTCGCCTACCAGATCTGGGAATCCGAAGGGAAACCCCATGGCCAGGCCAAACGCCACTGGGAAATGGCCACCAAGCTGGTCGAAGCCGAGCAGACGCCCGGCAAGGCCGCACCCAAGCGCGTGAGCAAGCCCAAGGCCGCCGCTGGCGAGCCGGCCCCTGCCGCGCCGATCAAACCCCGCGCCAGCAAAGCCGCGCCCAAGGCTGACGCCGAGAAGCCTGCCCTGCTCAAACCGGCCAAGGCACCCGCCAAGGCCAAACCCAGCACTACCCCCAAGCCTGCCGCCAAGAAGCCCAAGGCCTGA
- a CDS encoding malto-oligosyltrehalose synthase, with the protein MTKLRASVRLQFHKGFTLDDAVPLVDYFARLGISHIYASPLLTARPGSMHGYDVVDPTRVNPELGGEAALERLVKALRGNDMGLILDIVSNHMAVGGDANPWWLDVLEWGASSAHAKFFDIHWQSHDPLLRGQLLVPFLRSDYGEVLAAGEIELHFDAKRGLFYAKHYDHRFPINPPTYGDILQRSGHPELQALGQRFAALDDSADGQRQASVLFRELVALASKAGHAIERALASLRPAEGQNFEALHQLLERQHYRLASWRTAADDINWRRFFDINELGGLKVERHEVFEATHGKIFELIEKGLVDGLRIDHVDGLANPRAYCRKLRRRVERLLPKRPANLQGARFPIYVEKILGEGEQLPRDWGVDGTTGYEFMNQVSLLQHAPEGEPVLAKLWSETSGRDADFMAEVREARQLVLTTSLAGDLEALAQGLLLVARDDIATRDLTLGAIRRALLELITHFSVYRTYVSAAGRSANDQAVFDQALEGARTTLAESDWPLLEHLDSWLGGQALSQLPPSPQRKRRAKMIERFQQLTSPAAAKAVEDTACYRSAVLLSRNDVGFDPQQFSAPVQAFHDGCLERARHFPANLLTTATHDHKRGEDTRARLAVLSERAEWFAERCKRWREMAAPLREELDDGLAPSPGDELMLLQILLACWPLDLNADDADGLQTLTERLTAWQEKAVREAKLRSTWSNPNERYEQACRNYLHALLGSDQAAELRGEICRAANEIAPAGALNSLAQSLLRMSVPGVPDLYQGCEFWDFSLVDPDNRRPVDFAARRQALADEQPIAQKLEHWHDGQVKQALVAATLHARMTHAQLFAKGGYQPLEVQGEHADRVVAFLRSLGEQHAIVVVPRLSANLLGDSAMPLIATDQWGDTRIALPAQLAGTTLRSAFDSANPLPTAGYLALSDVLRDVPVNLLIATSQSQESHP; encoded by the coding sequence ATGACTAAGTTGCGCGCCAGCGTTCGCCTGCAGTTTCACAAAGGCTTCACCCTCGACGATGCCGTGCCCCTGGTCGACTATTTCGCACGCCTGGGCATCAGCCATATCTACGCCTCGCCGCTGCTCACCGCACGACCTGGCTCCATGCACGGCTACGACGTGGTCGACCCGACTCGCGTCAACCCCGAGCTGGGCGGCGAAGCGGCCCTGGAACGTCTGGTCAAGGCCCTGCGCGGCAATGACATGGGGCTGATTCTGGATATCGTCTCCAACCATATGGCAGTCGGCGGCGACGCCAACCCCTGGTGGCTGGACGTGCTCGAATGGGGCGCCAGCAGCGCCCATGCGAAGTTCTTCGACATTCACTGGCAATCCCACGACCCGCTGCTGCGCGGCCAACTGCTGGTGCCCTTCCTGCGCAGCGACTACGGCGAGGTGCTGGCTGCCGGCGAGATCGAGCTGCACTTCGATGCCAAGCGCGGCCTGTTCTACGCCAAGCACTACGACCACCGTTTCCCGATCAACCCGCCGACCTATGGCGACATCCTGCAGCGTAGCGGCCATCCCGAGCTGCAGGCCCTGGGCCAGCGCTTCGCTGCGCTGGACGACAGCGCCGATGGTCAGCGCCAGGCGAGCGTGCTGTTTCGCGAACTGGTCGCCCTGGCCAGCAAGGCCGGCCATGCCATCGAGCGCGCCCTGGCCAGCCTGCGGCCTGCCGAGGGGCAGAACTTCGAAGCCCTGCATCAGCTGCTCGAACGCCAGCATTACCGCCTGGCCAGCTGGCGCACTGCGGCGGATGACATCAACTGGCGGCGCTTTTTCGACATCAACGAACTGGGCGGCCTCAAGGTCGAGCGACACGAGGTATTCGAGGCGACCCACGGGAAGATTTTCGAGCTGATCGAGAAAGGCCTGGTCGACGGACTGCGCATCGACCATGTCGACGGCCTGGCCAACCCGCGCGCCTATTGCCGCAAGCTGCGCCGCCGTGTGGAGCGGCTGCTGCCCAAGCGCCCGGCGAATCTGCAGGGCGCTCGTTTTCCGATCTACGTCGAGAAGATTCTCGGCGAGGGCGAACAGCTGCCCCGCGACTGGGGCGTGGACGGCACCACCGGCTATGAGTTCATGAACCAGGTGTCGTTGCTGCAGCACGCCCCCGAAGGCGAGCCGGTACTGGCGAAGCTGTGGAGCGAAACCAGCGGCCGTGATGCCGACTTCATGGCCGAAGTGCGTGAAGCACGACAGTTGGTGCTGACCACTTCCCTGGCCGGCGACCTGGAAGCGCTGGCCCAGGGCCTGTTGCTGGTCGCCCGTGACGACATCGCCACCCGCGACCTGACCCTGGGCGCCATCCGCCGCGCGCTGTTGGAGCTGATCACCCATTTCTCGGTGTACCGCACCTATGTGTCGGCCGCCGGGCGCAGCGCCAATGATCAGGCGGTGTTCGACCAGGCCCTGGAAGGTGCCCGCACGACGCTCGCCGAGAGCGATTGGCCGTTGCTCGAACATCTGGACAGCTGGCTCGGCGGCCAGGCCCTGTCGCAACTGCCACCAAGCCCACAGCGCAAGCGCCGGGCGAAGATGATCGAACGCTTCCAGCAACTCACCTCGCCGGCGGCTGCCAAGGCCGTGGAAGACACTGCCTGCTACCGCAGCGCCGTGCTGCTGTCGCGCAACGACGTAGGCTTCGACCCACAGCAGTTCAGCGCGCCGGTGCAGGCCTTTCATGACGGTTGCCTCGAGCGGGCCCGGCATTTCCCGGCCAACCTCTTGACCACCGCCACCCACGATCACAAGCGCGGCGAAGATACCCGTGCCCGTCTGGCCGTGCTCAGTGAACGCGCCGAATGGTTCGCCGAGCGCTGTAAGCGCTGGCGCGAGATGGCCGCGCCGCTGCGCGAAGAACTGGATGACGGCCTGGCGCCCTCGCCCGGTGACGAGCTGATGCTGTTGCAGATCCTGCTGGCCTGCTGGCCGCTGGACCTCAACGCAGACGACGCCGATGGCCTGCAAACGCTCACCGAGCGCCTGACCGCCTGGCAGGAAAAAGCGGTGCGCGAGGCCAAGCTGCGCAGCACCTGGAGCAACCCCAACGAGCGCTATGAGCAGGCCTGCAGAAACTATCTGCACGCCCTGCTCGGCAGCGATCAGGCGGCCGAGTTGCGCGGCGAGATCTGCCGCGCCGCCAATGAGATCGCCCCGGCTGGTGCCCTCAACAGCCTGGCCCAGAGCCTGCTGCGCATGAGCGTGCCGGGTGTGCCGGATCTGTATCAGGGCTGCGAATTCTGGGATTTCTCACTGGTCGACCCGGACAACCGCCGCCCGGTGGACTTCGCCGCACGCCGCCAGGCACTGGCCGATGAGCAACCGATCGCCCAGAAGCTGGAACATTGGCACGACGGCCAGGTGAAGCAGGCGCTGGTCGCCGCCACCCTGCATGCCCGCATGACCCACGCGCAGCTGTTCGCCAAAGGCGGCTACCAGCCGCTCGAGGTTCAGGGCGAGCACGCCGATCGGGTCGTCGCCTTCCTGCGCAGCCTCGGTGAGCAGCACGCCATCGTCGTGGTGCCGCGCCTGAGCGCCAACCTGCTGGGCGACAGCGCCATGCCGCTGATCGCCACCGATCAATGGGGCGATACCCGTATCGCCCTGCCCGCGCAGCTGGCCGGCACAACGCTGCGCAGCGCCTTCGATTCCGCCAACCCGCTGCCCACCGCCGGTTACCTCGCGCTGAGCGATGTGCTGCGCGATGTCCCCGTCAATCTGCTGATCGCCACTAGCCAATCTCAGGAGTCACACCCATGA
- the treZ gene encoding malto-oligosyltrehalose trehalohydrolase: MPEVKHRHGAWPDATGHTHFALWAPDAKRVAVKLHEDSQHEMTASAEGWYTATLPVAAGTDYHYLIDEHLLVPDPASRWQANDVHGPSRVADPSRYKWRSTDWQGRPWQETVLYELHVGALGGYQAVEARLQELADLGVTAIELMPLGEFPGGRNWGYDGVLPFAPDSSYGTPDQLRALIDRAHELGLMVFIDVVYNHFGPDGNYLGQYASDFFREDLHTPWGPAIDFRRRQVRDYFIDNALMWVHDYRVDGLRFDAVHAIGERDFLLELAERLRTSIPASRHLHLVLENEHNDAELLQQGFDAQWNDDGHNVLHHLLTGEREGYYADFASDATHKLARCLREGFIYQGETTRHGTVRGSSSGHLSPSAFVLFLQNHDQVGNRAVGERLRTLADDDALKSATALLLLSPMIPLLFMGEEWGSEQPFQFFTSHNDELGEAVRKGRQNEFKDFSKFSGQAIPAPNDASTFETSKPDHHNRDTADGEAWLAFYRELLSLRHQHIVPRLAGSQALESRVLGEAAVAASWQLGDGRVLHIALNLGSEPVESALPQSARTLFSYRADGDHLLARSVRVVLEGAV, from the coding sequence ATGCCTGAAGTGAAACACAGACACGGCGCCTGGCCGGACGCAACCGGCCACACCCACTTTGCCCTGTGGGCGCCAGACGCCAAGCGCGTCGCAGTAAAACTGCACGAAGACTCCCAGCACGAGATGACCGCCAGCGCCGAAGGCTGGTACACCGCCACCCTTCCGGTGGCGGCGGGCACCGACTACCACTACCTGATCGACGAACACCTGCTGGTGCCGGATCCGGCTTCGCGCTGGCAGGCCAACGACGTACACGGCCCCAGCCGCGTCGCCGATCCATCCCGATACAAATGGCGCAGCACCGACTGGCAGGGCCGCCCCTGGCAGGAAACGGTGCTCTACGAACTGCATGTCGGCGCCCTCGGCGGCTACCAGGCGGTCGAAGCGCGGCTTCAGGAGCTGGCCGACCTGGGCGTCACCGCCATCGAGCTGATGCCTCTGGGTGAGTTTCCCGGCGGCCGCAACTGGGGTTACGACGGCGTGCTGCCCTTCGCCCCGGACTCCTCCTACGGCACACCGGATCAGCTGCGCGCGCTGATCGACCGCGCCCATGAGCTGGGCCTGATGGTGTTCATCGACGTGGTGTACAACCACTTCGGCCCGGACGGCAATTACCTGGGCCAGTACGCCAGCGACTTCTTCCGCGAAGACCTGCACACGCCCTGGGGCCCGGCCATCGATTTTCGCCGCCGCCAGGTGCGCGACTACTTCATCGACAACGCCCTGATGTGGGTGCATGACTACCGCGTCGACGGCCTGCGTTTCGACGCCGTGCACGCCATTGGCGAACGCGATTTCCTGCTTGAACTGGCCGAGCGTCTGCGCACCTCGATTCCCGCCTCGCGTCATCTGCATCTGGTGCTGGAAAACGAGCACAACGACGCCGAGCTGCTGCAGCAAGGCTTCGACGCCCAGTGGAACGACGACGGCCATAACGTGCTGCATCATCTGCTGACCGGCGAGCGCGAAGGCTACTACGCCGACTTCGCCAGCGATGCCACGCACAAGCTGGCCCGCTGCCTGCGCGAAGGCTTCATCTATCAGGGTGAAACCACCCGCCACGGCACCGTCCGCGGCAGCAGCAGCGGCCACCTGTCGCCGAGCGCCTTCGTGCTGTTCCTGCAGAACCACGATCAGGTCGGCAACCGCGCTGTCGGTGAACGCCTGCGCACGCTGGCCGATGACGACGCGCTGAAAAGCGCCACCGCCCTGCTGCTGCTCAGCCCAATGATTCCGCTGCTGTTCATGGGCGAGGAATGGGGCAGCGAGCAGCCGTTCCAGTTCTTCACCTCCCACAACGATGAGCTTGGCGAGGCAGTGCGCAAGGGGCGCCAGAACGAATTCAAGGATTTCTCCAAATTCTCCGGCCAGGCCATTCCGGCCCCGAATGACGCCAGCACCTTCGAGACCTCGAAGCCCGACCACCACAACCGAGACACGGCGGATGGCGAGGCCTGGCTGGCGTTCTATCGCGAGCTGCTGAGCCTGCGCCACCAGCACATCGTGCCACGCCTGGCAGGTAGCCAGGCCCTGGAAAGCCGGGTGCTCGGCGAGGCTGCTGTAGCTGCCAGCTGGCAACTTGGCGACGGCCGGGTACTGCATATCGCCCTCAATCTGGGCAGCGAGCCGGTCGAATCCGCTTTACCGCAATCCGCCCGCACCCTGTTCAGCTACCGCGCGGACGGTGATCACCTGCTCGCTCGCAGCGTGCGGGTTGTGCTGGAGGGCGCGGTATGA
- a CDS encoding PIG-L deacetylase family protein codes for MNANPIQGQGTSPQAWKASRRLAQVPDIDCRQLVPEGCRAVIVAPHPDDEILGSGGLLQLLAQAQRQILLISVTDGAASHPGSTYWTPQRLRIVRPQESADALKRLGLPITQVQWVHGGFPDTGVTAAEGELREFLKTYLQPSDVVFTTWREDGHADHEAVGRAALTAAFECGARAHEIPIWAWHWASPEDPRIPWERARKLQLDKWAQARKRHAIQAFASQLYDDPDTGHPPVLSGTAVERLQQPFEVVFL; via the coding sequence ATGAACGCCAACCCGATCCAGGGCCAGGGCACCTCGCCACAAGCCTGGAAAGCCTCACGGCGTCTGGCCCAGGTGCCCGATATCGACTGCAGGCAACTGGTGCCCGAAGGCTGCCGCGCAGTGATCGTCGCGCCGCATCCGGATGATGAAATCCTCGGCAGTGGCGGCCTGCTGCAGCTGCTGGCCCAGGCGCAGCGGCAGATATTGCTGATTTCGGTCACCGACGGCGCCGCAAGCCACCCCGGCTCTACCTACTGGACGCCGCAGCGCCTGCGCATCGTGCGCCCCCAGGAAAGCGCCGATGCCCTCAAACGCCTCGGCCTGCCGATTACCCAGGTGCAATGGGTGCATGGCGGCTTTCCCGATACCGGCGTAACCGCCGCGGAAGGTGAGTTGCGTGAGTTTCTGAAAACCTACCTGCAACCCAGCGACGTGGTGTTCACCACCTGGCGCGAGGACGGTCACGCCGACCATGAAGCGGTGGGCCGCGCGGCGCTGACCGCGGCCTTCGAATGTGGCGCCCGTGCCCATGAGATTCCGATCTGGGCCTGGCACTGGGCAAGCCCCGAGGACCCGCGCATTCCCTGGGAACGCGCCCGCAAGCTGCAGCTCGACAAATGGGCACAGGCGCGCAAGCGCCACGCCATCCAGGCCTTTGCCAGCCAACTCTATGACGACCCCGACACCGGTCACCCGCCAGTGCTTTCGGGCACGGCGGTGGAACGCCTGCAGCAACCCTTCGAGGTGGTGTTTCTATGA